AAAAGAAATTATTGGCAAGAGCAGAAAACAAGACATAGTGGTAGCGCGACATATAGCAATTTATATCATAAGAACTGAATTAGAGCTTCCTCTTGAAAAAATTGGTAAATTTTTCGGGAATAGGGATCATACAACAATTTTAAATGCTATAAATAAAATAGAAAATAATAAAGATTTAACTGACCAAGCGACAAACAGAGCTATTGCTGCAATATCAGACGAAATTTATAAATTACAATAAACTTATTAACAAAACAAAATATGATAAAAAATGAATTTAACTTATAAAATTGCTTTATAAAACCATTTTTTATGGCTTATTCACAAATTCACAAAATATATTTATTCTATGAAAGGAATAACATGAAATTTCAAATAAATAAAAAAATATTTGATGAAGTTTTAGAAATTGTCTCAAAGTACTCTGATGCTATTAGTACATTTTATGGTTTCAGATGTGTTTTAATTGAAGTCACTGACGAAAAAATAATTCTTAAAACTTCAAATGATTCAATAAATATAATTAAAAAAATAGACGTTGATGATATTAACGTAAAAGTTGAATCAACAGGAAAATTTTTAATACAAACTAATGTTATTAAACCTATTATTAAAAAACTGTCGGGAAATATTGATATCTCAACAGATAATAATCAATTATTAACCATTTCTCAGGGAACTTCAAACTATCAAGTATCTTTAGTTAATGAAAATAGTTTTCCAGCTTTTGACAATATAATAAATGTCAAGGAAATAAAAATTAATGCATCTAAGCTTAAAAAGGCAATTAAAAGCGTTATACATGCGGCAAGTTTAGACAATAATTTAATTTACAAGTGTATTAATATAAGAAATAAAAACGACTCACTACACTTCACGACAACCGATTCATACAGACTTGCACTTTATCAATTAAAACACAATGGATTAATAACAGAAAATGTTGATATATCAGTTGTTGCTAAAGATTTAAGTTCGCTAATACCAATAGATGCCCCCGAAGAAATTACACTATTCTACAACGATATAAAAGTAGGTATTAAATATGAAAATACAGTTATAACTTCAAGGGTGGTCACAATTCCTTTTAAAGACACTGAACCATTATTTGAAAATTTAAATATTAAACATAGTATTCAAATTGAAAAAACTGAGTTAAATGATTTATTAAATAGAGTTTGATTAGCAAACGGCGATAAACAAAACAGACTTTCTTTTGCGGTTAAAGAAGGCAGCTTAAAAATCACTAATAATGTTGTAGAGGTAGGCTTATTTGTTGCAACTACAGATAAATTTAAATACTCAGGGGATTTAATAGAATTTGATTTAAATTATAATTTTTTAAAAGATGCTATATCAATTTTTGATGGAGAAATTTCAATTCTTGTTGACGAAAGAGTTGCTAAATTTTTAATTATTTCTCACTCAGACACCGGTTCAAAACAATTGATAACCCCTTTAAGGAGATAAAATGAATAATGTGGTTTTAATAGATGGTAATTCAATTACATTAGGTCAGTTTTTAAAATTAACTAAAATCATTTCCACAGGTGGGCAAGCAAAATTTTTTATAGAAACAAATAATATTAAAATTAATAACAATGTCGTGAATGGGAGAAATACTAAAATTTTTTCAGGCGATGTTGTTTGAATAAACAATAAAGCATATTTTGTTAAAAATTAATTACCTTAAAGGATTTATTATGAAAAAATACGAGAAATTATTTTTGTTAACACCTATAGTTGCTATTGCACCGGTATTTGCGGCTGCATCTTGCTCTAAAAATGTTGAAACTAAAAAAACTCAACCTCTTACAAAACTTGAGTTACCTATTATAAGGAAACATAAAGACAATCCAAATGTTGATAGACAAAAAGATGAAAAAAGTAAAAGCTCTATTATATTTGGGTGAATGGGTGAGGCTAAAAACATAAATAAGAAAATAAAAATTAAGAAATTAGAAGGATTGAAATTGTTGCATCCGCAATTATTAATTAGACGGTTTGAATTTCTTATAGAAAAAAATATGATAGTTTCTTCAATTATTAGGGTTACTGATTGATTTGAACAATTGTCTATTATGTTTCCAAATGACAATGTTATTAAGAAAAATAAGGAACTTGTTTTAAAGATAAAGAAAGAAATAATTGATACAGAATCTTCTTGAAAAAATAGTGAAGACTCGGAAAGGCTAACTGAGCAATTTGGCAATATTTATGAAACAGATTTAAAACTATTGTTTTATAAATATGATTATGAAATTTTAAAAAAATATTTAGAAGAAAATCACCCTAGCTTTAAAGATAGTCTTGAAGATATCAATAAAAAATTAACTAGCAATCCCAAGTATAGCAACTATGAAAACGCTATAGACCAAATTTTAAAATTAGTATCAAGTAATATTGATTTAGTTAAATTCCCTTTCCCTAAAACAAGTTATATAGAAAAACAAACCGAAACTTCATTCTTTAATGGTATTTTTAAAGACTTTTATAAAAGATTAAAATCAGAGTTTGTAGAACAAGTTGATTTCATTAAGGAAATCGATGAAGTTTATAACTTTATAAACGGAGATTGATCGTTAGGTAATGTTAAAATAGCTTTAACTAAATTGATTAAACTACACTCTCAAGTAAGAAAAAACACTCAGCAATAAACTGAGTTTTTATATATGTGGCATAGTAAATTATATTGGCCAAAATTTTTGTTGTTTTTTATTCAACAGGTTGCCCGAAATTTTGTGTTTCGTATTCACTCAATAAATTTAAATCAACATTACAAGTCTTTTTGAAAACATTATTCATTTTATTGATTGAAATTTTTGCTGTTTTTTGGTCTTTTTGCATATAATTCTTGATTTTTATATTACTAAAAAAGATTAGAAATATGGGCAGAATTGCTGTTAGTACAATTAGTATTACCGGCAACACGCTTTTTAGAAAAATATAACTTATTGCAGATATTGCTACAGCAAACAACAATTCTTTCCATTGATATCTGAATATATCAAAAAACTTATATTTGCTAGTTTTTTTTGGCGTAACCACAAATTTTGCTTTTTTACCTACCAAAACTAAAAAACTTGTTAAAAGTGAAATCGTTAACATAGACCCATACAAAACAACTGTTGAAAATAAATATAGTATAAATTTAAATATGTTCATTCTAAAAATTCAATAAATAATATCATTTAGTGTAGGCGCTAAAAAAAATAGTACAGTAGGAATTAAGAATCAAACCGGATATATCTTAGTAAGATTTAAACCTATAAAAGGTGCTGCAACTATATTTATTATTATATAGAGAGAGAATAATGCGGTTAAAGGTAAATTGAAGGTAAATAAAACAATATCTAATTTTTCGAACCACTTCATTTTAGACATGAATATTTTTTTAGTATATTTTTTTATAAACTCAACATTGCCCTGGGTTCATTTAGAGTGTCGCTTTTTAAATGCTACATAATCAACGGGATATTCCTCTTCGCATATAATTTCTGGAGCGAATGCTACATAATAGCCCAAACTTCTTAATTCAATACTTATACATATATCTTCGGCAACAAGGTGTGGAAATCCACTATCTAATTTATAAAAGCATTCAGCTTTTATCATTGCTCCATGTCCTAACATTGTTGAAAAACCGAAATAATGCTTCATTGATTGATACACCGGTCAGTGAGAATTAACTCCAATATGGAATAAGTTCATAAAGAAATTTTTATTTTTGGTTGAAATGTGGTTAGCTTGAACTACACCCACATTATCATATGTATAAAAGTATTTTAATGACGATTCGATGAAATTTTTAGGAATAATTTCATCCGAGTCTAATATTACAAAATAATCATATTTTAGTTGTTTACATTCATCCGAGTTTAAGTAGTTATTTATATTACCTGCCTTAAACCCTTCCCTATTCGGTCTTCTCACAACTTTTATGTTGTGTTTTTTAGCAAAATTATCAACTTTTATTTTTTCTTCTTCTTTTCTCGAATCATCTAATATAACCACATCGAAATTTCTGTAATTTTGTTTGAAGCATTTTTCTAGTGACGCCTCAACAATATCGTCACAACAACAATAAACTAATAAAACTTTATCATCTTGTGTAATTTTAGTATTTAAGACTTTTGTATACTTCTTAAACATATGATGTTTAAATATGTAATACCAAATAACATATATTACATCTTTTACACCATTTAGCCAAAAGTAAGAAATAAAGATAGTATTTAAAATGATAAAAATTATGGCTACAACTTTTCTAGCTTTTGATTCAAAAATTATGTTCCCAAAAAAATCCTTTTGCCCTATATTAAAAGGCAAATTAACAATATTTTTAAATGCGTAATAAAGCAACCAAATGGTTAATGCACTTCAAATAATAAGTAAAACTCAGTAAAATAAAGAACTTTTTAAAAGTGAATTACTCTCTCTCTCTCTCTCTCTGATTCTATTTATTTTTGTATTAACTTTTTTCATTATTAAACCTCGTTTTTAATTTAGACAAATAAATGAATTTTACAATATGCAAAAATTTTAACAAATATATCGGAAAAATGTATAAATAATATAAATTCTTAAAGTAGATTGCTTAACTTTTTCAAGCACTGTTAAAATGATTATAAATTGAAAAATCGAGTTTAAATAAGTGTAAAATCAATTTAAAATAGAATTGAGGAAACAATACTCTTAATAATTTTTTATTAATTCGGTAATAATAAAGAAATAAATCAATAAACTTTTGTTGTATTTTACTTTAACAATGAAAACTTACAAATATTCATTTTTTGTTCCTCGCAGTCTATATCACTACGCAAGACAATATAATTTTACGAGTTGCCGAGAAACAATATGTCATAATCACACAAAAAAAACTAACGTTTTTATTCGTTAGCATTTTTTGTTATGATTCTTTTTTCGCGTTTGTTAATTACGTATTGTCTAATTAATAAATAAACTTGTGATAGGTAAATAGATAATGAAACAAATTGTCACACCATTGTTGTAATTAAACCGGCTGTGAATTCACCATTATTAATTCCTAGGTTAATTCTATATATTATTCAAGTTATGTTTATTGATACAAGTGTAAAAAGCATTCCTTTTGACATACCCATAAAACGTTTTTGTTCAAGAGATTTAATAACAGAAGGGAAGAAACTGAATGTTGTAAGCATAGGGAAGACAACAACACAAACAGCGTGCAATTGTGGTCACATTCTTAGTTGGTTTCCATTTGCATCTTTGCCAACTAAACCATAAATAGCTAGAGCACTTGATAAAGCCACTGCCACAACAGCAACAGTTAACGCGATTCAAGCTTGTTTTCTTTTTGCTTCGTTTCTTGCATATTTATAAGTGAAGAATATTGTAAATATAAATAACAGCAATGACAACATATTGGCAATTGCTGACGCTGCCATTTTAACTTCCGCAACGTCTCACGAGCCTATTAGCATTCAACCAATAGCTCCTACTAAAACTATTCAAAATGAGTAGAAGTTGACGCCCTCTCCTGTGTCTTTATTTTTAAGTAAGTAAACTAGTTGAGGCACGCCAATACTTACAGTTAAAATAATTGAAATTGTTGCAAATACTCAAGCTATTCACCCAGAAATGGGACTATCAGCTTTTAAAGTATATATGTCTAATATTTTTTGTTCTCACATATAACACCCCCTAATTTAGTATCTTTTTATTATATAACTTTGACAAAAAAATAAAATAAAAATAACATTATCAAGGATAAATTAAGGTAAATAAATTTGTTTTATATTTTACTTAATGAATTAATTTATGAATGAATTAGGCAAATAAAAACCCTGGTTTATAGATAAAAATCTAGATGCATTTTTACTACCTTTTTATATAAAATTTAAGTAACAAAAAAACAAAAAGGTGAATATATTATATATGAATGTGTATAAGATATCTAAAATTGATTTTTGTATAGGATTTAAGAAACTAAACTTAAAAAGAAACAAGTATATTATAAAACATGTACATTATGCTATTCAAGAAAGAGACTGAGAAAGCATTCTTGAAAAATGCAATATTTCTACAAATGCAAATAATATTTCTGCTAGAAAATTCATAAGAGATGTCAAGAAAAAAAGTATTGGAGAATTGATTAAGAAAAGACATGAATCAGTTAATCAAAGATTGAATGATAATGATTATGAATTAGATACAATGATTGGAACCGCTTCTGATAAATACTGTATTCTTACACTTATCAATCGAAAAACAAGAATGTTCTATTTTATGATTGTGCGGCGATCTGCTTTGGCTGTTAAACAAGCATTAATAACAATGATAAATAAATATCACTTAACTATTGACACCTTGACAATTGATAATGGAAACGAAAATTACAGACTTTCAGGAATTGATTGTATAAAAACCATTTATATTGCCCATCCATATTCTTCATCAGAAAAAGGTAGCATTGAAAATTGCCATCGCTTATTAAGAAGATACTTTCCAAAAGGAAAATCCTTGATAAATATGCAGACCAAGACACATCAAAAGTTATGAAATATATCAATTCATATGCTAGAAAAATATATAGCAAAAATTGCGTTTCAAATGCTTTATCTATGTAAATTTTATTAAAAAAATGTTTGTTTTGGCGGGTGCCGCCCCCTAGGGCCTTGGTTTCTATATTCTTTTTTAGTTTTTTGTCCTAAAAAAGAATATAGAAACCATAAATTTAGTAATATTTGTCATGTACTTAATGAAGGCGTATTTTACTTTTGGAATTTACACAGGACAAAAAAAGTTAACACTGAGGTGTTGGCTTTTTTTGTCCGAGTTTAAGGTAGGGAGCTAACATCAAAAGTGTTAGCTTTTTTAAATTTTCAAATGCAACAAAAAGGAGAATACATATGTCAAGACACTTTATCAAAGAAGAGTTTGATATGATTTATAAAATCTACAACGAATTTGGATTGAAACAAACAATAAATTATATAAATGATATTTCGCCAGATACAAATTTTATAACCAGAAAACATCTACTTGGAAGAATCGGAAAAATTATAAGATACTATAATAATGGTATGCAAGATCAATTATTAGATAAAAAGGGTGCAAACAGAAAGCCAGGGAGTGGTAGACCTAAAAAACCAATCGAACCCGATTGAAACGAATTTACAAAAGAAGAATTAATAGAAATAGCTAAGAGATATAACGAAATCAATAAAAATAAATCAAAATCAGAAAAACTTAGTGAAGCTAAAAAACTAAATATTCGTTATAGCAAATCTGCAAAATTTTTTAATGTATGCAGACAAGCAGTAGTAAAATCTAAAACTAGAGTTATAAAAGTAAGGGAACACAAAAATGACACAATAATTAGAAAATCTTTTCTTGATAACAAAGGTAGATATGGTCGCTTAAGATTGAGTGCTTATATTTCTATGAAATATAATATTTTTATTAACCCTCGAAGTCTTGGAAGACATTTAAAAGATTGAATTTAATATGCAAAATTAGAAAACAAAGAAGAAAGAGTGAAATTAAGAACACTAAATTCGCGTTGCCAGATATTGTTAAACGCGACTAAAATGACAAATTAAACAGAAATATTTTTGCTACCGATGTTTCATATGTAAAAGCGCCAAGAGATGTTAAGGATAACCTTGTATTTTTGTCCGTAATAATTGAGCATAAAACTAAAAAAATCAGAGATTTTAAATTATCTGTAATCAATGATCTTGATTTAGTTATGGATAATATAAATACATTTAAGTCTATTGATAAAGATTT
The genomic region above belongs to Mycoplasmopsis bovigenitalium and contains:
- a CDS encoding DNA polymerase III subunit beta, whose translation is MKFQINKKIFDEVLEIVSKYSDAISTFYGFRCVLIEVTDEKIILKTSNDSINIIKKIDVDDINVKVESTGKFLIQTNVIKPIIKKLSGNIDISTDNNQLLTISQGTSNYQVSLVNENSFPAFDNIINVKEIKINASKLKKAIKSVIHAASLDNNLIYKCINIRNKNDSLHFTTTDSYRLALYQLKHNGLITENVDISVVAKDLSSLIPIDAPEEITLFYNDIKVGIKYENTVITSRVVTIPFKDTEPLFENLNIKHSIQIEKTELNDLLNRVWLANGDKQNRLSFAVKEGSLKITNNVVEVGLFVATTDKFKYSGDLIEFDLNYNFLKDAISIFDGEISILVDERVAKFLIISHSDTGSKQLITPLRR
- a CDS encoding RNA-binding S4 domain-containing protein, producing the protein MNNVVLIDGNSITLGQFLKLTKIISTGGQAKFFIETNNIKINNNVVNGRNTKIFSGDVVWINNKAYFVKN
- a CDS encoding glycosyltransferase family 2 protein, whose protein sequence is MFKKYTKVLNTKITQDDKVLLVYCCCDDIVEASLEKCFKQNYRNFDVVILDDSRKEEEKIKVDNFAKKHNIKVVRRPNREGFKAGNINNYLNSDECKQLKYDYFVILDSDEIIPKNFIESSLKYFYTYDNVGVVQANHISTKNKNFFMNLFHIGVNSHWPVYQSMKHYFGFSTMLGHGAMIKAECFYKLDSGFPHLVAEDICISIELRSLGYYVAFAPEIICEEEYPVDYVAFKKRHSKWTQGNVEFIKKYTKKIFMSKMKWFEKLDIVLFTFNLPLTALFSLYIIINIVAAPFIGLNLTKIYPVWFLIPTVLFFLAPTLNDIIYWIFRMNIFKFILYLFSTVVLYGSMLTISLLTSFLVLVGKKAKFVVTPKKTSKYKFFDIFRYQWKELLFAVAISAISYIFLKSVLPVILIVLTAILPIFLIFFSNIKIKNYMQKDQKTAKISINKMNNVFKKTCNVDLNLLSEYETQNFGQPVE
- a CDS encoding PQ-loop domain-containing transporter, encoding MWEQKILDIYTLKADSPISGWIAWVFATISIILTVSIGVPQLVYLLKNKDTGEGVNFYSFWIVLVGAIGWMLIGSWDVAEVKMAASAIANMLSLLLFIFTIFFTYKYARNEAKRKQAWIALTVAVVAVALSSALAIYGLVGKDANGNQLRMWPQLHAVCVVVFPMLTTFSFFPSVIKSLEQKRFMGMSKGMLFTLVSINITWIIYRINLGINNGEFTAGLITTMVWQFVSLSIYLSQVYLLIRQYVINKREKRIITKNANE